The Haloprofundus salinisoli region TCGAGTCGACGCGCGACCTGCCGGTCGAGACGCACGCCGTCGCCGCCGCGGAGTTCGCCGCCGACCTCAGAGACCGCGGCGCGGCCGACCTCATCGAGGAAGCGAAACGCGACGCCGACGAGGCGGCCGCCGACGAAGGAGGCGCGCGGGAGGACCCGGAGGAAGCGGACGAATGAGCGACGCGGACGATGGGTCCGAGGGGACGTCTGAATCGACCGTCGGAACGGTCTACCTCGTCGGCAGCGGCCCGGGCGACCCCGACCTGCTGACGGTGAAAGCGCGTCGACTGCTCGACGAGGCGGACGTCGTGCTGCACGACAAGCTCCCGGGTCCCGAGATTCTCGGCCAGATTCCCGAAGAGAAGCGCGAGGACGTGGGCAAGCGCGCCGGCGGCGAGTGGACGCCGCAGGAGTACACGAACAAGCGCCTCGTCGAACTCGCCCGCGAGGGCAGGACGGTCGTCCGCCTGAAGGGCGGCGACCCGTTCGTCTTCGGCCGCGGCGGCGAGGAGGCCGAGCACCTCGCGAGCGAAGGAGTCCCCTTCGAGGTCGTCCCCGGTATCACGTCGGCCATCGGCGGCCCGGCCGTCGCCGGAATTCCGGTGACGCACCGCGAGCACGCATCCTCCGTCTCCTTCGTCACGGGTCACGAGGACCCTACCAAAGGCGAATCGGCGGTGAACTGGAAGGCGCTCGCCGAGGCGGGCGGCACCATCGTCGTCCTCATGGGCGTCGGCAAACTACCCGACTACGCGAAAGCGCTTCGTGACGCCGGGATGGACCCCGAGACGCCGGTCGCACTCGTCGAGCGCGCGACGTGGCCGAACATGCGCGTCGCAACCGGGACGCTCGACACCATCGTCGACGTGCGCGACGAACACGAAATCGAACCGCCCGCCGTCACCGTCGTCGGCGACGTGGCCGGAACGCGCGAGCGGGTGCTGGAGTTCCTGCGAAACGAGTCGGAATCGGGGGTGGAGCCGTGAGCCGAGAAGTCCGCGTCGCCGTCTTCCGCCCGGACGACGAGCGTCTCCGGGACGCGGTCGAACTGCTCGACTCGCTCGGCGCGACGCCCGTCCCCGACCCGATGCTCGCGGTCGAGCCAACGGGTGCGGTGCCGAGAGACGACGCCGACTACGCCATCCTGACGAGCAAGACCGGTGTCGAGCTCGTCGCCGACGCGGGGTGGGCCCCCGGCGAGACGGCGCTCTGCGCCATCGGCGACAGCACCGCGGAGGTGATGCGCGAACGCGGCTACGCGGTCGGTTTGGTCCCCGACGAGTTTTCGTCGATAGGGCTGGTCGAGGCGCTCCGCGACCGGGTGCCGGGCGCGCGGGTCGAAGTCGCCAGAAGCGACCACGGCTCTGTGGTGCTCACGGATGGATTGGAAGCCGCCGGGGGTTACGTCCACGAGACGGTTCTGTACGAACTCGTCCGGCCGCCGGGGTCCGGAGAGTCGGCCGAGAGGGCCGCCTCCGGTGAGTTGGAGGCGGCGCTTTTCACCTCGTCGCTGACGGTCGAACACTTCCTCGGCGCGGCCGCCGAACGCGGCTTTCGAGACGAAGCTATCGCGGGGTTAAACGACGCCGTCGTCGGCGCTATCGGCGAACCGACGCGCGAGACGGCCGAGCGCTTCGGTATCACCGTCGACGTGGTTCCCGAGGCCGCCGACTTCGAGGAACTGGCCTGCGCCGTCGTCGAAGCCGCCGCGCCGACGTACCACGAGTAGCCAGAGCGGAGCACTCGACGCGACCCGCCGGTCTCGACGCGGCCCGCCGGTCTCCTCCCGTCTCACTGCTCTCGACTCGCTGTCTCGTTACGCTTCCTCGCCGGGAGCGCCGACGGCGAAAATTCGGGGGTTACGTCGCCTCGCCTCCCTCCATCTTCTCGCGGCGCACGACGACGACCGGACCGAGCGAGCGGTCGGCGACGCGGTCGCTCTCCTCGCCGAAGACGAACGACCGGAGCGACGGCGTGCGTTCGCCCATCACCACCACATCGTGGTCGGCGGCGACGTCCGCGGTATCCGAAATCGGGTCGTCGGTGGCGACGACCGCCGCGGAAATCTGCTCCGGGGAGACGCCGCCGTCGAGCAGCGTCGCTCTCGCATCTGCGACGAGCGGGTTCTCGGCGGCGGGTCCTGCCGGCGAATCCGCGTCTTCGGAGACCGCGCGGAACAACGTCACTTCGACGTCACGTCCGGCGACGAGCGGGGCGACGACGCGGGCGACGTGGTCGATATCGACGTCGGGATGAAGCGGGACGAGCACCCGCTCGACAGTCGGTGCGGGGTTGGCGATGAGGTACGCCTCGCAGTCGAGATCGTCGGCGACACGGTTGACCGTCTGCGCTTCACCGCGAGTGAACACCAGTCGCGTCTCAACCTCGTCGGCGAAGAGGGCGGTCACTTCGTCGAGCTTCGACCGCCCGAGTTGCTCGAACTCCATGCGCGCCTGTCCCGGCGGCGTCTGTTCGGGGACGACGTAGTAGCCGAGGACGACGACCGACGCCGGGGCGAGAAACGCGGCGAGCCCCGTCGCCAGCGACTCACCTTCGAGGACGCGGAGGGGGACCAGAATCCGGGGTCCGTCCGGCATCAGAACACCCCCTTGAGTCGAACGCCGCGTGCGTAGTAGAGGTACCAGCCGCCGGAGGCGACCATGACGAACGCCCCGACGACCTGCGAGAGCGGGCGCATGAAGAAGATGAGCGCGAAACTCGCCAGCGCGCCGACGGCGGGTGTCACCGGATAACCCGGGGTCCGAAACGAGGGGTCGTACCACTCCGGCGGCGAGCGTCGAAGTACGAGCAGTGCGACACACATCAAGGCGTACATCACGAGGTGGAGAAACGACGCCACCTCCGCGAGCACCTCGACTTGCCCGACGGCGACGAGGACGAGCACCGGCCCACCGGCGGCGACCAGCGCGACGTGCGGCGTGCCGTACTGGAGGTTGAGTCGACCGAACCACCGCGGCACGAGTCGGTCGCGGCTGAGCGCGTAGACGGCGCGCGAGGAGCTCAGTATCGACGCGTTCGCGCTCGATAAGGTGGCGAGCAGCCCGGCGAAGAGGATGGCGACGGCTCCCGCAGTGCCGAAAAAGGAGCGGGCGACTTCGACGATAGCCGTCTGTCCGAACCCCGAGAGTCGCTCGCTGCCGAAGGCGCTCGTCGCGACGAAGATAGTCGTCACGTAGAGGAGGCCGACGGCGAGTACCGACCCCACCATCGCCAGCGGGAGGGTTCGACCCGGCTCTTTGATCTCTCCGGCGACGGTCGCCACCTGCGCGAATCCGAGATACGAGGTGAAGACGAGCGCTGTCGTCGTCAGAATCGGGGCGGTGCCGAACGGGGCGAACGTCTCGGGGATGGCTCGACTGCCGATGAGGCCGAGCGACGAGAGCGACCCGTAGCCCAGAAACGTGACGAGAATCGTGATGAGCAGACCGACGACGACGTTCTGGAGTTTGGCCGCGTTCTCGGTTCCCGTGACGCTCAAGAGCGTCAGGACGACGCCGAACAGGAGGCCGAGCGGCGTCACGAGACCGCCGCCGAGCGAGAGCCCGGCCTCGTTGAGCACCGCGGCGGCGTAGCTGCCGAAGCCGACGAGGTAGAACGCCGAGGCGAAGACGAGACCGAGCCACAGACTCATTCCGACGACGGTCCCGAACGCCGACCCGAGACCGCGCGAGATGAAGAAGTAGCCGCCGCCGCTTCTCGGCATCGCCGTCGCCAACTCCGCG contains the following coding sequences:
- the cobA gene encoding uroporphyrinogen-III C-methyltransferase; amino-acid sequence: MSDADDGSEGTSESTVGTVYLVGSGPGDPDLLTVKARRLLDEADVVLHDKLPGPEILGQIPEEKREDVGKRAGGEWTPQEYTNKRLVELAREGRTVVRLKGGDPFVFGRGGEEAEHLASEGVPFEVVPGITSAIGGPAVAGIPVTHREHASSVSFVTGHEDPTKGESAVNWKALAEAGGTIVVLMGVGKLPDYAKALRDAGMDPETPVALVERATWPNMRVATGTLDTIVDVRDEHEIEPPAVTVVGDVAGTRERVLEFLRNESESGVEP
- a CDS encoding uroporphyrinogen-III synthase, with amino-acid sequence MSREVRVAVFRPDDERLRDAVELLDSLGATPVPDPMLAVEPTGAVPRDDADYAILTSKTGVELVADAGWAPGETALCAIGDSTAEVMRERGYAVGLVPDEFSSIGLVEALRDRVPGARVEVARSDHGSVVLTDGLEAAGGYVHETVLYELVRPPGSGESAERAASGELEAALFTSSLTVEHFLGAAAERGFRDEAIAGLNDAVVGAIGEPTRETAERFGITVDVVPEAADFEELACAVVEAAAPTYHE
- a CDS encoding universal stress protein, producing the protein MPDGPRILVPLRVLEGESLATGLAAFLAPASVVVLGYYVVPEQTPPGQARMEFEQLGRSKLDEVTALFADEVETRLVFTRGEAQTVNRVADDLDCEAYLIANPAPTVERVLVPLHPDVDIDHVARVVAPLVAGRDVEVTLFRAVSEDADSPAGPAAENPLVADARATLLDGGVSPEQISAAVVATDDPISDTADVAADHDVVVMGERTPSLRSFVFGEESDRVADRSLGPVVVVRREKMEGGEAT
- a CDS encoding APC family permease, which produces MSLTDDVGEADETVPAEAEAVETTAETTVYEESVELERTVGLSGALAIGVGTMVGAGIFVFPGLAAGRAGPAAAASFAIGAVVALAVALPTAELATAMPRSGGGYFFISRGLGSAFGTVVGMSLWLGLVFASAFYLVGFGSYAAAVLNEAGLSLGGGLVTPLGLLFGVVLTLLSVTGTENAAKLQNVVVGLLITILVTFLGYGSLSSLGLIGSRAIPETFAPFGTAPILTTTALVFTSYLGFAQVATVAGEIKEPGRTLPLAMVGSVLAVGLLYVTTIFVATSAFGSERLSGFGQTAIVEVARSFFGTAGAVAILFAGLLATLSSANASILSSSRAVYALSRDRLVPRWFGRLNLQYGTPHVALVAAGGPVLVLVAVGQVEVLAEVASFLHLVMYALMCVALLVLRRSPPEWYDPSFRTPGYPVTPAVGALASFALIFFMRPLSQVVGAFVMVASGGWYLYYARGVRLKGVF